The nucleotide window TTCCGGCTCGGCGCCGGGCCGCTCGCCTCCCAGCAGAAGAACGGACTCGCCGATTTCGCCGCGGCGCTGCTCCTCGCGGGCCGCTCGGCGGAGCTCTCCCCGCGGAGCATGCTCTGGGACCACTGGCGCACGACCTGGCGCCTGCGCGACGGCGCCGGCTTCGGACCGGCCGGGCCCGCCGCCGTCCTCGGGCAGCTCCTCGAGCCCGGCTTCGCGAAGGCCGTCGGGCTGGAGCCCGCGCCTTTCCTCGCGGCCCTGCGCAACCGCCTCGGACCCGACTCGCCGGCATGGAAGGGGGCCGTCTCCGCCGCGTCCGCGCTCCCCCATCTGAAGGCCGCCTTCTCCGCGCTCGAGAAGACGGACGCGGCGCTGCCTCCGGCGCCGACCCTGAGCTTCGGCCCCGGCCGCGCCGCCCCTGCGACGGACCCGAGCGCCGCAGGGACGGCGCGAAAGGAGAACGACCTGCGCGCCGCCTCGGTTTTCGACGACTCCTGGGTGAGCCGGGGAGAGCTCGCCAAGCGTCTCGGCTTCGACCCCTTCGACAAAAAGCACGCTCGCTTCAACCTCCACGCCGACGACCCCGGGAAGCTCAACACGAGCATCCTGCAGGTGAACCCCCTGGGCGGCGGGACGTCGCGGGTGATGAAGAGCTCCTCGCTCGAGATCATCCGCAACGAGCTCTTCGTCCGCAAGGTCATCCGGCGCTGGTTCGGCGCCTACCTTGAGACCCCGCGTTCGCTGGCCGTGCGCGAGGGAACCGATGCGACGATGCTCATGGAGCTCTCGGAGGGCGGCCGCAGCTGGACCGGCGACGGCCTCACCCTCGAGCAGCGCATCGCCTTCGCCCTCCTCGCGCACACCTTCGGGCTACACGACGTGAACCCCGGGAACGTCCTCTTCCCCTCCAAGGGCCTCCCCGTGCTCATCGACTTCGAACAGGCCCTCGGCCGCCACCGCCCGGCCCAGCGCATCCCCGACGAGGGCATCCTGCAGGAACTGCCCTGGGTCAACGGCAGCCTCATCCCCACCGTCGAGCAGCACGGACCGGCCCTGCGGGCCTGGCGCGCGCTCCTCGCCGAGCCCGGGACGCGCGCCGAGCTCGAGAAGATGCTGTTCGAGACCGGCTGGAGCCGCGAGGAGGCCGCCGCGCGCCTCGACGCCGTCTACGACAACGCCTCCCGACTCGAGTGGCTCATCCAGTCCGACGTCGAGTTCGCCCGGGGCTTCGAGCGCCGCCGGAACGGAAAGCCGGATTGAGCCCGGAACCATCCGGGAGGATGGACCCCTTCCTCGCTAGGCCCTAAGCCGGCCCGTCCGTGCCCCTTCGACCCATCCCCTTGAACATCCGGAGCCGTATACTCTGAACCATGGCCGTCCTTTCGCTGTTCCTCGCGCTCGCAGGCGCCGCTCACGCCCAGCGCGTCGTCGTCCCGGTCCTCCCGGCAGCGCCCGTTCTCCCCTCTATCTCCCTCCCCCTCGCCCATCCCATGCGAGAGGGGGCTTGGGGAGTGAGGGGGCGGCTCCTTGCGGCCCCGCAGCTGCGCCTCGCCCCCGCCCTGCCCTCCTTGAAAGCCCAGGTCCAGCCCGCTCAGCCCGCCGTGGGGGCTCCGACCGCCGTGCCTTCCATCGGAGAAGGCCGCCCAGCCGAAGCCGCGAACCCGATGGGCGACGCGATGCAGATGCAGGGCTGGCTGCTCGGCATCCTGTCCAAGCACTACGGGCAGGACGTCGTCGTCCTGAGCATGGCGATGTCCATCTACCGCGCGGACCTGAGCATCCAGGACTATCTCGACATCATGAAGGAGCTCGTCGCCATCGAGGCGAGCGCCGACGAAGCCGAGGCGGCGCTCCTGCACGCGACCGCGCACTCCCCCTTCGCGAAGCCGCTGGGCCCGGAGAACCGGCCCGAACCGGGCGATTACGCGATCCTCCGCATGAACATCCGGGAGCTCGCCCGCGAGGTCGAGATCCTGCGCAACAACCGCTTCATCGGCTGGACCTACGACCTCGCCGCCGGCAAGCCGACCCTCGACTTCGCGCCCGCGCCCGACGTCCGACCCGGAGAAGGCGGGGAGTGGCGCATCCGCCTCGGCTACCTGCGCCAGGGCGACGCCGCCCTTCCGTTGACCGTGCTGGCCCGGCCGCAGGACGGCAAGTCCCCGGACCTCTCCTACTTCCTCGACCCCGTCTTCGCCTCCTCCCGGCTCGACTCCGCCCGCCGCGCGGCCCTCGTCGACCTGGCGCGCGAGCTCGAGCGCCTGGGCGCCCTCCCCGCCGGCTATTCGGCCCGCGTCTCGCGCTGAGCGTTTCCGGCTTGCCAAAGCGGGGTCGGTTGCCTACAATCGCCCCATGAGACCTTCCTGCGTCCTCCCCGCCGTCCTGCTCGCTTTCTTCTGCGCCTGCTCCAAGTCCGCTCCTGAAGGAGCGAAGGCCGCACCGGAGAGTCGCCTCCAGCTGCTCCAGGCCGAGAAGCCGGAACTCTCCGGCTTCGGCGAGCTGCGCGGTCAGGCCGTCGTGCTCGAGTTCTGGGCCACCTGGTGCGAGCCCTGCGTCGAGGAGATCCCGCGCCTCGCCGCTCTCGCGAAGAAGTTCGAGGGGCGCCCCGTCCGCTTCATCTCGATCAGCGATGAACCGAAGGGGACGGTCTCGGAGTTCCTCAAGACCCATGTCCTCCCCGGCTGGGTCGCTTATGACGGCGGGGAGGCCTTCCGCGCGTTCGGCGTGCGGGGCAGGCCGCAGACGGTGCTCCTCGACCCGCAGGGCCGCGTCGCGGCGAAGACCTATCCGAGCGAGGTCGACGAACGCGTCCTCGAGTCCCTGCTCGCCGGCAGGCCGCTCGGGCTGAGAGGACGGGAGGACGACGCGCCCGCCGCCGCGCCGAAAGAGAGCGAGGCGCTCCTCTCCCTGAGGATCGCCCGGGCCGACCCCGCCGGCAAGATGTCGATGCGCCTCGGAGGCGCGAGCTTCGAGATGCGCACGCTCCCGCTGCGCACCATCCTGCCGAAGATCTACGGGCTCCCCGACGAACGCCTCGTCCTTCCGGCGGACCTGAGCGCCGGCAGCTACGACGTGCTGGCCGAGGCCCCGCGCGGGACGGACGTCCTCGGACTCCTGCGCCCGGCCGTGGAGGCCGCTTTCGGGCTCCGAAGCCGCCGCGAGAAGCGGACGCTCGACGTCTGGGTCCTCCGCTCGAAGACCGGACGCCCCGGGCCGGGGATGCGCGTCTCCGAATCGACGCACAGCGGAGGCTATTCCCTGATGGAAGGGGACGTCTCCGTGCAAGGCCATACGATGGCCGAGGCCGCCGGGGTCCTTGAAGAGACCCTCGGCAGGCCCATGTTCGACGAGACCCGTCTCCCGGGGCGCTACTCCTTCGATCTCAAGTGGACGAAGGGCGACGAGGGTTCACTGCGCCGCGCGCTCCTCGAGGGGTTGGGGATCGAGCCGGTCTCCGTCCGCCGCCCCGTCGAGGTCGTCGTCGTCGAAAGGTCCGCTCCCGGGAACGCTCCCGGGACCCCGGGAGGGAAGAGATGAAGCTCCTCGCCGCGCTCGCCGCCGTCCTCTGCGCCGCCGCCGCTGCCGCCCCGAGGGGCGCTGCGAAGTCCGGCCTCAAGCCGGGAGACCCCG belongs to Elusimicrobiota bacterium and includes:
- a CDS encoding TIGR03435 family protein, whose translation is MRPSCVLPAVLLAFFCACSKSAPEGAKAAPESRLQLLQAEKPELSGFGELRGQAVVLEFWATWCEPCVEEIPRLAALAKKFEGRPVRFISISDEPKGTVSEFLKTHVLPGWVAYDGGEAFRAFGVRGRPQTVLLDPQGRVAAKTYPSEVDERVLESLLAGRPLGLRGREDDAPAAAPKESEALLSLRIARADPAGKMSMRLGGASFEMRTLPLRTILPKIYGLPDERLVLPADLSAGSYDVLAEAPRGTDVLGLLRPAVEAAFGLRSRREKRTLDVWVLRSKTGRPGPGMRVSESTHSGGYSLMEGDVSVQGHTMAEAAGVLEETLGRPMFDETRLPGRYSFDLKWTKGDEGSLRRALLEGLGIEPVSVRRPVEVVVVERSAPGNAPGTPGGKR